The DNA region TCTCTAACTGTTGAATCCGTTGAATTAGGGCATGGTACCGTTGAATTAAATCTCGGTCTACCTGCCTACGAATAAATGTTCTTCGTTCTTGCACATCATTCCCTTTTTTTAATAGTTATGTTCCTCATCTTAACCTAATTATCATATCAGAAAACAATAATACAATTTGAGTTACCAAGGTAATTTTTTGTCTTCTTTATCTTTTGTTTAGCCATGTTTCTATTGCGTTAAGAACCATTTCGGGTGTAATTAACGTCATACAACGGTGGTCTGTGGGACACTCAGGTAATTGGCAAGGTCCACAATCGACAGGAACACGAAGCACTTCACCACGTTCCCACGGACTTTCGGTATATTCAGGTTTTGTCGGTCCCATTAGGCAAATCACAGGGATATCGAAAGCAATAGCAATATGCCGTGGTCCACTATCATTACAAATAAGGAGGTCTAAATTTTTAATAACCGCCTTAAGTCGGGAAAGATGATGCCCATTAATGAAAGGGTCAATAAACTTCTTTTTATAATATTTAGAAAAATCATTTTTAATCTCTTCTTCCCCAGGTCCTGTGATTAGTATGGGCGTTAATCCATATTTTTGTGTTAATACCTCTGCAACTGTAGCAAACCTTTGAACACCCCAACGTTTACTCGAACCAAACGACGCACCTGGAGCAATACCCACACGAAAGCCTCCTAATTGTTCTTTTTCTAACTCTTTTATCCACAGAGATTGCTCCTCCTCAGATACGGCTAATTCCAAACCCTTATTATCAAATGGAATATTTAGCAGTTCAGCTAATCTTAAGTATTCGTAAACCATGTATTGAATTTTGCGATTACCAGAACCATCTTGGGGGAAGGCAATTCGATGAGATAATAAAAAACCTCGTGAATTACAATCATAACCAATTCTTAATGACGCACCAGTAATAAAAGCAAGAAGAGCAGAACGAAAGGAATGAGGCAATACAAAAGCAGATGAATACTTGTATTTTCTCAATTCATACGCCAATTTTAACTGCTGTAAAGGATGTGACGGCAAAGAGAAAGAATCATTAATATATTTTAATCCATCAAGAAGTTCGCAAACTGCTTTTTTGGCAACAATATGAACAGAGGCAGACGGATAAAACTTTTTTATTGAACGTAGCAATGGCGTAGCCATCACCGCATCGCCAATCCAATTCGGTGCGAAAAAAAGTATCGATTTCATGAACCTCATTTCAAATATGTAGAGAAAAATAGGTTATATTTCGGAATACAATCTGATTAAGGAACTGTTACCCATGCTCCTGGGACACATTTATCTCCCAACTTTTGGCCTAATCCACTATTTTTAACTTTCATAAAGTCTTCATTATTGTCTGGAAGCTGGATAATTTGCCCAGATTTGGCTCTTTGGATTCGTTCAAGGGCATAGATGGTCTCAACTTTTGATATAGACATATCAGGTATATTTTTGTTTAAATTAGCGATCTCTTTATAGAGTGCTTTTCGGTCTTTATTCTCTTCGGAAAGCAGTCGTTGAATCTCATTTTTACGTTCCGCTTCTTTTTGAGCATCACAATCCTTCAACTCTAAATAGCCTCGATTATTTTCAGCGACACACCCCTGATTTTTCAAGGCTTCTATGGCATCATACCGTTCCCGCATACGGTCTGCAATCTCTTTGGCGAGAGGAGACACAGTTGCCAAAGACTCCGCGTATGCAGGTTTGAAAATACAGAAACTGGAACCTAACCAGCTCGTTTTCTTTTGCTCGCCATTATCTTCTTTGACTGGTAATTCATCCCTCTTCTTTTCAACGTAATCCAGCAAACTACCCGCTTGTTCCTGAACATGTCGTATATCAAGTGTTATATGGGCTTCTATGGTATGTTTTGTTTGCAACACACAGTTAATACTTAATGCAATGCCTATCACTAACATAAGGATGATAACTTTTTTCATATCCTTCAACCCTTTCATTGTTATTACATTCTAAACTGCTTATTAAATAATAATCACAGAGAATATATTTAATCAAGTTTTAACCTTTATAAATATTCCTCTTTATTAAACGTAAAAAAATAAATTTTAATTCACTATTACGATAATGAATTTTGAGGCAATCTTAATAGGTTTAGGAATGCTATCTTCGTAATAAAAGCACATTCTACTTTACTTCAATTCTTAAAATTGAGTTAATTTTAAAAGAGACCTTATTTATTTTATTTCTATTTGGACATTAGAGGGTGTTGTAAGTAATGACCACAGCATTTTCCAATCCGCATTAATATAAAAAACAGGAGCAAGGTCTAAATTTGGGGTTGATAATAATAAAGAGATGGTCGCCTGATTGTCTTTAAATCCAATGTTTAACTCACCTTTATTAAATGATTTTGGGTCTTCTTGTCCCAGTAACTTTTCCAGTTGTTTCTGAACAATGCTTACATTTTGCAAGTAAAGAATTAATTGCATAAGCACATCACGATTTATCGTTAACCCTTGGGGACAGATTATATTTATATTTCCGTCTATTAATTCGCCACTTGTAAGATTCATATTTAAATCAAATGTGCCATGTGCTATCCCTGTTAATTTAATCCATGGAGGTTGTAATTCTTCAGTAAATAAAGCCAAATCAATATTCTTAAAATGCCCATTTATTTTTCCTATAAATCCTGTTTCATTCATATTGAGCGTCCCCTTTGCCTCAAAAGTGCCTCCCCAGATATGTCCAGTTACTTTATTTAATTCCATCTGAGGAGGATAAACATGCACCTTTATATCATTTTCAATTTGTTTCAGCAATAGACGACTTATCCCAACTTGGTCAAGGGTTATATTTATGGGAATAGACATTTCTCCAATATTTTCTGCCTGTCCTTGCGTTATAATGTTCTGGGCTTGTATGAACCATGAGGGTTGATTGTATTTCTCAATATTTAAATTCCAACTTACATTTCCCTTTGTTAAATGATTGTCAGTAAAACTTAAATCACTTATGTGAAAAGTGCATTTCCCTTTGCTCTCAGGGTCAATACCCAATTCATATAATTTACTAATATCCCCGTCAATAGAAAATTGAGAAAGGGATAAAGAGAATGGCTTCTCGTTTTGAGGGAAGTTAAATACACTTTTCTCAAGAATGGTAATTGTATTATTGTTAATACCTGCTTTCAATTGTTCAATAGTTATAGCATAATTTGAAAAGTCAATTAGTACCTCACCGTCTGCATAGAGGTTAGCCCCTTCTGGTAAGGCATATCCTGCAATCCCAACACCCTCTCCGTCACCTATTCCTTGCATCCGTATTTGCATCCCACCATCCCAGAACAGATTCCCTTGAAAATTAACTTTACCCATAACGTCCATCGGCATAAATACCGACGAAATAGTCGAAAGATATATCTTTGTGTTGATTTTCCCTTCCAAAGATAAAGGGAACAGATGTAGTTTACATGGATCAAGTTTAAAATCTGTCGAATTCTCAGAGATGAGACTAAACTTCCCTTCCGCTACCTGCATATTTTTCAACACACCAACAAATGAATATTGAGAAGGAACAATAGGTGGAAATTCCTCATCCTCTTTCTGTGGCTGGATAGTCCCATTAATATTTAGTTTTACATCTTCCCATATATTGCCATTCATATTAATGATGCAATTACCTACTGCATTCTCCAAAGGTTTCACCATTAACGTTGGCAATAATTTAATAAAATATTTCATTGGAATGGTTTCTGTTTGTAAAGAAGAATGAAAATCCTGATATGGTAACCCTTCATAGGTAAAGTGGATAGGATGCTTTAAATAAAAGGCTGTGCCTTCCCATTTTATTTCAGGCTTGCCTGCAAAATTTAGTAATACCTGACTATCTAAAGTTATTTTTTGTTCTCCTGAAAAGGAACATTGTCCATTCATTGTTCCCTGAAGATTAAGCATATCTCCTGCCAATGCTGATGAAACATTAATCTCAAATGGTGCTATTTGTTTAAGCATCAAAGTATCATACCAGTAAGGGGATATTTCCTGAATAAACGCGCTTCGTATCGGTTTTTTAGTAGCGAAGGAAAACTCAGTACGGTGTGACAGATATTCGTATTTCCATTGCATATTCCATTCTGGTTCCTCATATGTCGATAATTCAACGATAGTCGAACTTCCATCCACTACGCTCTCGGAATGAATATTTAACGTAGTGCTGTATCTAAACCATGGCTTTGTTGTCTCACCAATTGTTAACGACTTGATATATACGTCCCCATTTACTTCTTCGGGAAACCACATAAAATCGCTGTGTCGAAATGTCCCCTCAAGTTTTTTGATGTCTACTTTTTCCCAAAATAGAGGCATTCCAAGAATAGGCAAGGTTAAAACGGACAAAAAAAGGGAAGATTCCTCATCCAGAGACATTTGAACATTATTAAACTTCAATTGTTTGCCCAAACCGTCAGCACTAATATGGCTGGATATTAAAATATGTGGGTCAAACTGTATTAATGTGTTTAATTCATGGCATTTTGGTAATAATCGATAGTCGATATTAACCCTTCCTGAACGTTTCTCCTTTTTACCCTTATAGGTAATATCTAAAGTAGAAGTTTCCCCAACAAGACTCGCAGACATTCTTTGCCTATCTGCTTCTAATCTCAGTCCTTCTAATGCCAATTCATCCCCGTTCTTGGAAATATAAATGTCAATATTTTTTACACCGAGATTTATAGGAAACATCTTTATATATTCATTAATATCCTTCTCCCAATCACGGATGGTACTACCCTGATTAGTATTAATGCTATTACCTTTCTCCATTTGTATTTTAGCAGAAATTGTGCAATTATCTATAGATACAATGTAGTCCCAAAAACCTCGTTGGAAAAACTGGATATGAACATCATCAAGTTCTATTCCGAAATGATAGGGAGTACTATCAAGCACTACATTCTTAAATCTAATTCCAGACTGAATAGAAAGCCCTGTTAATTTAATTGTTACATTTGAACCAATCTTAAATGTTAGAGACTCTTTTACTTGAAAGACGAGCCATATTCCTGAGAAAACGGAGAGTATGAATAATATACATAAGACAAGGAAGAATATCGTGTATTTTAAAATTTGCCTGATTTTTTTTCTCACAGGAGTTCCTTTTACAATATACATTTAGATTATTATAACTAAATTAATTATGGCTACAAGACATTATGAAAAAGAAGTTGAAATCAGTTGATAAAGTTGAGAACGACTCCAACAACCATAGTGAAGACACAGATGAGATATCTGAAAGAGAATTAGATACTGTTTCTGATATATCCAAACTTTACCGTGTACTACTTATTCAGCCACACAAAGGAGTGAGTTCCTCTCTATATCAAATAATATTGGAACATCTTCCAGAATGTCATATCGACTGTGCGTCATCATTAAAAGACGCAATGGACTATGTAAAGGTTTTAGTCCCAGACTGTATAATCCTTGATATCGCCCTCGGAAATGAAGTCTGCCTAACATTATGCCGACATTGGAAAACAACGATTAAAACAAGCAAAACTCCCATTCTCCTTGTCATCAATAATGATATTGCAACCCAGCGACGTTGGGAATATTTAGCCGCTGGTGTGGACGATTTTCTTGTTTTCCCTTGCGATATTACAGAACTCATTACTCGTGTTCGTATCTTACTAAAGATAAAACAGACCGAAGTGGTATTATGGGATACAAGCCGCAAATTAATGAATTTAGCAGAGGAACGTTCTCGTGCATTATTTGTTTACGACGAATTAAATCGCTTCTTATTAGATAACTGTAGCAATCCTATCCTGATATTTGAACTTAACAAAAATATTGAGGATAGCCGTTTTCTCAATGGTAATTCGATAGTGTATAGAATGACAGGATATACCAAAGACGAATTCCTACAACTCCGTCTTCGTGATATCATCCCCAAAAACAGAATGGAAGGGGTACAGGGTAGGATAGAAAGTATCATCCAGCATCAACAAGTTTCATTCGAAACGGTGATATTAGCCAAGGATGGTCGTCAAATCCCGATTTATGTGCAAGCGCGAGTCTTTGATACTGATAATCAGCCCTGCATTATTGCCATTGGCCAACCTTTAGAAGATACCCAGAGTATTACCTCTGAACGACTTTCCGAAAGTATTTCTCGTTACCGCATTTTAGCTGCACAAACAGGGATGATGATTTATGATTGCAACCTTCAGACAGGCAAAATTAAGTGGGGTGGTGCGGTAACACAAGTCACAGGCTACCTCCCACGTGAATTAGACATGATAGATTTTCAACGTTGGGTTGACCACATTCATCCAGAGGATTTACCCCGTGTTCAGGCTCATATTGCAATTGCACGGGAAGAAGTAGGCAAGTTCCGAATCGAGTATCGGCTTATGCATAAAAGTGGTGAATATCGATACATTGAAAATCAAGGAGTAGTTTTGCCAGACGCAAATGGTGAGGCTTACCGTATCTTAGGGTCGATAAAGGATATTACAGCCCAAAAACAAGAAGAAGAAGAGCGACGTCGTGCCGAACAACAGATTCAACATTCCCAGCGATTGGAGAGCCTCGGTGTTCTGGCGGGTGGGATTGCTCATGACTTTAATAACCTACTTGCAGTGATTATCGGACTAACCGATATGGCACTAAATGAAGTCCCTAAAAAGACACCCCTTCATGATGATTTAAAGGAAGTATTACAAGCGGCTCATCGTGCCAAAGACCTCGTAAAACAAATTTTAACATTTAGCCGTCAAACAGGTGAAGAACGGTCACCGTTATACCTTCATGTAATCGCCCGAGAAGCACTGAAACTATTACGAGCAACAACTCCACCAAGCATCGAAATCATTGATAATATTGACGTCCATTCGGGTGCTATCATGGGAAATCCAGCACAGATTCATCAAGTTGTGATGAATTACTGCACAAATGCAATTCAAGCCATGCCAAAAGGAGGCAAACTGGAAGTAGATATACGAGATGTGGTGCTGGATAATAGTGCCTCCAGTATCCATCCCAAATTGAAGCCCGGCACGTATGTTAAATTAACAGTTCGCGACAATGGTCATGGTATGGAACCCCAAATCTTAGAACGCATCTTCGACCCATTTTTTACTACAAAAAAACCGGGCGAGGGAACAGGCATGGGATTGGCAGTTGTTCATGGCATTGTCTCTGCTCATGGAGGGGCTATTATTGTGGAAAGCAAACCGGGCATGGGCTCTACTTTTTATACCTACTTCCCCAGAATTGACCATCCAATTGTTTCCGAACAAAAGTCAGATGAGGAACCTCTCGAAGGGCATGAGCGAATACTTTTTGTCGATGATGAGGAATCGGTATGTAAATTAGGGAAGCGTGTCCTGACTCAATGGGGTTATGAAGTCGAAGCATGTCAGAATCCCTTATCTGCTTTAGCCATCTTTACACAAGCCCCAGACCGATTTGACCTTGTTGTTACAGACCAAGCCATGCCGAAAATGTCTGGTGAAGTTCTGGCTCGATGGGTTAAGGAACTTCGACCTGAAATACCTGTGATTTTATTTACAGGTTTTAGCGGTGAACTTTCTCCCGATGAATTAAAGCGGTTAGGTATTGATGAAATCGTTATGAAACCCATTGTTGCCCGTGACCTTGCTCAACGTATCCGAAAAGTACTCGACCAGCAAAAGAAAAAATCATAGACATTCTATCTCTCTATAACTTTCCTATGTTTGTTCAAATGTATTTCTACACATAGAAAGATTAAACGTTTGTTTTGACCATAACAAATAATTTTTAATGATGGTTAGCACGTTGTTTCCGCGGTGAAAGAAAACCAATTTCCCCTTCTTTAACGCCCATGTGTTCTGCCACTACAGAACATTTGGCTTTAAGCAATAAATAAACATTGCCAGGATAGTCGTCAAGCGTTTCATAATTCCCTTGCCCTTTGCCGATAATGATGTCTGCTTCTTCCATTCGTTTTCGCAAATCTGATGAAAGTTGTCGCCATGGAGCACCAATCCAACCCCGTTCCATAGGTATCACATTACATACCTTGTCTAAACCTACTGTAATAGCGTCTTCCATACAGGCATCGTTAATGATTGGTGTGCCCTTTACCACAGCCGTTACCTCGACATACTTTTGCAGTTCTTCAATAAGGATCTTATCAAATACAATTTCCCCAGCATTATCCAAGAAAAACAGCAATTGTTTTGCTGTTCTCAAATCTTTCTGAAATTGCTCAAAATGATTTACCGCAAAATGTAATGTTAGGGCTTGTTCAATCGCTGTATGAATATCAATATCCTCTGTTTTTAAGATGCCCAAGTCAATAATGTTTCCAGCAGCGGAAAGAAGTAGGGCAGTTAACAAAGGATTCTCGCTATGGTCACGAATACCTCGCAATTCTTCTTCTACACTCATTGCCAATTCATTCTGCTGTCTCTTTTCTTCTAAATATGGGTCAGATTTACCAGACAGTTTTGCAGTTATTTCATATATAAACTGAGATAGTTCTGCTGGTGATAATGACATGTCCATGTTCTGCAGTTCAGCACCAACAGAAATAAGGATTTGACGTTGTATTTCTGGGTCAGATGTCGCTATTTTCGCAGAACGATACGCCTGACGAATAAAACAAACAAGACAATCAAGTGTAACCTTCATGAAAAAACTCCTTTATCGCATTGTAAGATATGTCGGGTGAGTCAGACTTACCAGACTTACTTCTTAATATATGTTTGCCCCTCATGTAGATGAACCCAATGATGTGCCTTTTGGGCTAAACTATCATCATGAGTTACTACAACAAGTGTAATATTTTCATCCTCATTTAACTTCCAGAGTAAATCAATAACACCACTACTTGTTTCTTCATCCAAATTTCCTGTAGGTTCATCGGTAAGCACAACCCTCGGTTCATTGAACAAGGCTCGGGCTATGGCAACCCTCTGTTGTTCGCCTCCACTTAATTCGCCAGGTTTATGCGTCATCCGCTCTTTCAATCCTACTTTGCATAAAAGTTCTTCCGCACGTTCTGAACACTCTCCTTTTCTTTTCCCTTTACATAATGCAGGCATCATCACATTTTCAAGGGCTGTAAATTCAGGCAGTAAATGATAGAATTGAAAAACGAAACCGATGTCTTTATTCCGCAATTGATTAATCTCCATTCGGGATAACTTTTGCACATCCCTTCCACCTATAACAATTCGTCCTTCGGTTGGCGAATCCAGTGTGCCTATAATATGTAGTAAGGTACTCTTTCCGACGCCTGATGGACCACTAATGGCTAATATTTTCCCTTCTGGGACTTCGAGATTTACTCCTCGTAAAATATGGAGTACCCGCGACCCATCGTAGTACTTTTTATGAATATTTTCACAAATAATAACATTACTCAT from Candidatus Hydrogenedens sp. includes:
- the waaF gene encoding lipopolysaccharide heptosyltransferase II, producing MKSILFFAPNWIGDAVMATPLLRSIKKFYPSASVHIVAKKAVCELLDGLKYINDSFSLPSHPLQQLKLAYELRKYKYSSAFVLPHSFRSALLAFITGASLRIGYDCNSRGFLLSHRIAFPQDGSGNRKIQYMVYEYLRLAELLNIPFDNKGLELAVSEEEQSLWIKELEKEQLGGFRVGIAPGASFGSSKRWGVQRFATVAEVLTQKYGLTPILITGPGEEEIKNDFSKYYKKKFIDPFINGHHLSRLKAVIKNLDLLICNDSGPRHIAIAFDIPVICLMGPTKPEYTESPWERGEVLRVPVDCGPCQLPECPTDHRCMTLITPEMVLNAIETWLNKR
- a CDS encoding DUF1318 domain-containing protein — encoded protein: MKKVIILMLVIGIALSINCVLQTKHTIEAHITLDIRHVQEQAGSLLDYVEKKRDELPVKEDNGEQKKTSWLGSSFCIFKPAYAESLATVSPLAKEIADRMRERYDAIEALKNQGCVAENNRGYLELKDCDAQKEAERKNEIQRLLSEENKDRKALYKEIANLNKNIPDMSISKVETIYALERIQRAKSGQIIQLPDNNEDFMKVKNSGLGQKLGDKCVPGAWVTVP
- a CDS encoding response regulator, translating into MKKKLKSVDKVENDSNNHSEDTDEISERELDTVSDISKLYRVLLIQPHKGVSSSLYQIILEHLPECHIDCASSLKDAMDYVKVLVPDCIILDIALGNEVCLTLCRHWKTTIKTSKTPILLVINNDIATQRRWEYLAAGVDDFLVFPCDITELITRVRILLKIKQTEVVLWDTSRKLMNLAEERSRALFVYDELNRFLLDNCSNPILIFELNKNIEDSRFLNGNSIVYRMTGYTKDEFLQLRLRDIIPKNRMEGVQGRIESIIQHQQVSFETVILAKDGRQIPIYVQARVFDTDNQPCIIAIGQPLEDTQSITSERLSESISRYRILAAQTGMMIYDCNLQTGKIKWGGAVTQVTGYLPRELDMIDFQRWVDHIHPEDLPRVQAHIAIAREEVGKFRIEYRLMHKSGEYRYIENQGVVLPDANGEAYRILGSIKDITAQKQEEEERRRAEQQIQHSQRLESLGVLAGGIAHDFNNLLAVIIGLTDMALNEVPKKTPLHDDLKEVLQAAHRAKDLVKQILTFSRQTGEERSPLYLHVIAREALKLLRATTPPSIEIIDNIDVHSGAIMGNPAQIHQVVMNYCTNAIQAMPKGGKLEVDIRDVVLDNSASSIHPKLKPGTYVKLTVRDNGHGMEPQILERIFDPFFTTKKPGEGTGMGLAVVHGIVSAHGGAIIVESKPGMGSTFYTYFPRIDHPIVSEQKSDEEPLEGHERILFVDDEESVCKLGKRVLTQWGYEVEACQNPLSALAIFTQAPDRFDLVVTDQAMPKMSGEVLARWVKELRPEIPVILFTGFSGELSPDELKRLGIDEIVMKPIVARDLAQRIRKVLDQQKKKS
- a CDS encoding ARMT1-like domain-containing protein, translated to MKVTLDCLVCFIRQAYRSAKIATSDPEIQRQILISVGAELQNMDMSLSPAELSQFIYEITAKLSGKSDPYLEEKRQQNELAMSVEEELRGIRDHSENPLLTALLLSAAGNIIDLGILKTEDIDIHTAIEQALTLHFAVNHFEQFQKDLRTAKQLLFFLDNAGEIVFDKILIEELQKYVEVTAVVKGTPIINDACMEDAITVGLDKVCNVIPMERGWIGAPWRQLSSDLRKRMEEADIIIGKGQGNYETLDDYPGNVYLLLKAKCSVVAEHMGVKEGEIGFLSPRKQRANHH
- a CDS encoding ABC transporter ATP-binding protein produces the protein MSNVIICENIHKKYYDGSRVLHILRGVNLEVPEGKILAISGPSGVGKSTLLHIIGTLDSPTEGRIVIGGRDVQKLSRMEINQLRNKDIGFVFQFYHLLPEFTALENVMMPALCKGKRKGECSERAEELLCKVGLKERMTHKPGELSGGEQQRVAIARALFNEPRVVLTDEPTGNLDEETSSGVIDLLWKLNEDENITLVVVTHDDSLAQKAHHWVHLHEGQTYIKK